A stretch of DNA from Micromonospora sp. WMMD1155:
CGCCGCCTCCGCCGCCTCCCGGGCGAGCCGCGCGTCGCCGGCGTTCAACCGCGCGGCGGCAGCCGCCTTCTGCGCCCGCGAGGCCGCCTGCGCGGTGAGCGCCGCCGCAGTCGTCGCCTTACGCGACGCATCAGCCGCGACCTGCGCCGCCCGCATCGCCGCGTTGGACGCCGCCACCGCATCCCGCGCGGCCTCAGCCGCACCAGCAGCGGCGTCCGCCGCCCGACCAGCCGCCGCCGACGCTTTGCGCGCGTCACCACCGGCCGCCTTCGCCTCGGCCTCCGCCGCGAGCGCCGCCTTCTTCGCCTCGGCCGCCGCGTTACCCGCCCGCGTCGACGTCTCCTCAGCCGCCAGCGCCTCCCGCGCGGTCGTCTCACTGGCCTGCTTCGCCTGCTCGGTCAGGCTGCGGATCGTGGCCAACTCGGCATCGCGCGCCCGAGCCACGAACTGCCCCCACCGCAGGAACTCCTTCAACTCCTCCGCAGTGCCCTGCAACGCCGCCTTCGCCGCCAGGTCGAGCATCGCGCCACTGTTGTTCGGCGCGTTGGCCAACATCCGCGTCGCGGCCAACCGGTCGTCCGCATACTCGGCCGCCGCACGCCCCGACGCGAGGAACTCACCAACCTGCTCAGCGCCACCCTCGAGAGCGCTCTGCGCGGCCGCCCTGACGGTCACCCCACCGGACTCGAAGACCCGGTACGCCCGCACCCGCTCGTCCGCATCCCACGCCGAATCGAACCCACCGTTGGCGAAGGCCCACATCTCTTCACGCGGCTTGTCCAACGCCGCCAACGCCGCCGCCCGCACCGCGGGCCCGTCCATCCCAGCAATCGCCTGGACGGCAGCACGCTCATCCGCCTGCTGGGCGACGTCGTATCCGACCTCGATGTACGTGCGGACTTCATCGTCGGAACCGAGGAGTGCTGATTCTGCCGCACGCCGAACCGACGGACCCCCGGCAATGAGGTCGTATACGGCTTGATCGCGCATCTCCGCGATTGTGATTTCGCTGTCGGTGTCGGCGTGGGCAGGCACGCCTGAGCCAGCCACCTGAACCGCCAGCGTCAGCACCAGGCAGGCGGCGATCGTTCGGAATGTGCGCCGGGCTCCCCGACGACCACGCGCGAGCAGCGTCATAGACGACGCAACCATCACAACCCCCGTGAGAAGGACAGGCAGAGGAAGCCATGCCGGCCCACGTCAGGAGAGCACGTGTCATCGACGAGACGCGGCAGCAGAATTGGGGCGCTCGGTCCGGTTAGGACCGAGCGTGAAGAGACCGCAGAGGCGGAAGCGGGGCGTGCGCCTGCTTACTCGTTGCGGATTTCGACCAGGATGGCCTGCGGCGCCTCGCCGTCGTCACCCGGCTCGATCGCGACCGGTTGGTTCGGCTGCACCTCATAGGTGGGGAGAACCGTGTTGTCCGGCAGCTTGGCCTTCACCAGAATCGTCTCGCTGCCACCGCGCACGCCGAACGTGCCGGGAATCTCCAGGGTGAGGTAACCCTTCGACCCGATCGTGCGGAAGCAATACCACACGCCGTAGGGGTCGACGTCCAGGTGCTTCTCGACCTGGATGAGACCAGCAGGGCACTGCGAGTCGTTGAACGATCGGGCCGAGTCGAACACGATGCGCCCGTCACCCTTGAAGAGCTTCAACCCGTGCTGCGCCAAGATCGCCTCAGCGCCCGGGTAGCTGTAGTCCTCCACGATGGATGGCGGAACATCCGCCTGCTCCGCCGCCGAACCGCTGGTAGCGCTCAGCACCACGACACCAGTCGCCGCAGCCAGGACCGTGACGCCAACAATCGCGCTGGCACCCTTCATGATTTCTCCCCCGTGGAGTTTCCGCCCCGACCCCTGATGGGACCGCAAGGCATCGACCGCGACGCTATCGGTGATCGGCCATATCTACAAGACCCGAGGACATTCTCGGGCGATCAACCGGAACGGGTAGCGGCCGCTCCGCGTCAGCTACCCGGCTCCACGGTCCACCATCGCAGCGCGAGGGCCCGGAGCCGACCGGCTCCGGGCCCTCGTTCGTATCCGCGGTCAGGGGCTGGTGCAGGTGACGTTGCTGGGTGCGGTGGCGCCGTTGCCGGTGGCGGTGAACCCGAAGTTGGTTGACGCGTTCGGACCCACTGCGCCGTTGTAGGGGGCGTTCCTGACGGTGACGCTGCCGGTGGTGCCCGTGTTGACACCGCTCCACAGGCTGCTGATGGCCTGACCACTGGCCAGGGTCAGGCCCACGGTCCAGCCGTTCAGGGCAGCCGTGGAGTTGTTGGCCACTGTCACCTCAGCCTGGAAGCCGCCGGGCCAGGTGTTCAACGTCCGGTAGGTGGCCGTGCAGGTGCCCGGCTCACCGGTGGGCGGCGGAGTGGTCGGCGGCGGGTCGGTGGGCGGCGGCGTCGTCGGCGGGGTGGTCGACTCGAACTGGCTGAAGAACCTCCAGATCTCACCCGAGGTCCACGTCCGCGAGTCGTTGGGGCTGCCGGAGCCGTCGACAGGGCTCGGCGTGTGGTCACCGTCGAACGCCGCCCACTGCACCGGGTATCCCGCGCGGCAGCCGGAGTAGGCGGTGGTGATGTGGGTGAGGCTGCCCCGGCTCGGTTCGCGCGGGCTCTGCGCGGTGCAGCCGTTGTTCCGCACGAAGGTGTCGCGCAGTTGCCGGCCCTGCGAGATGTTCAGCACGCTGTCGAAGGTGCCGTGGATGCCGAAGTAGGCGACCGGCTGCGTTCCGCCGTTACACCCGCTGAGGTTGGCGCCGGAGATGACGGTGACCGCACGGATGACTGTGGGCCGGGCGCAGGCCACCGCGTAGCTCATGGCCCCGCCGTAGCTCCAGCCCAGGGCGAAGCGCTGGGTGGTGTCGACGCAGAGGTCGTTCTCGACCTGCCGGGAGATGTCGTCGAAGAGGGTCAGGTCCCGACCGTTGGTGTTGGCCCAGCCGGCGTTGAGACCCTGCGGAGCGACGAAGATCGCGCTGTTGTTCGACAGCGGTTGCAGCCCGTAGTAGCCGGCCGAGGTGACGTTGTTGGCCGAGCCGTTCAACCAGTGGAAGCCGAAGATCAGCCGGTAGGGGCGGTTCCGGTCGTACCCGTCCGGGATCCGCAGGTTGTAGGTACGACTCTGCCCGCTGCTCTGGATCGTGCGCGTGCCGCTGGTCAGCGTGGGGGCCTTGCCGCAGCCGGCGGTCGCTGCGAGGGTGCCGTACGTCGAGGCCACCGCGGCTTCGCCGAGGCCGCCGCTGAGCGCTCCGCCGGTGGTGGCCGCGAGGAGAAGCGCCGCGGCCGCGATGGATGGGAAGAGGTGCCTGCGTTTCAGCATTGCTTGGCTCCTTGCCAGTGGGCGTCTGGTGCTCGTGACTCGGCAGCGGCACAGGGTGCGTGCGTCCGCCATCCGTCGGCGCCGGGGTCGCCCGTGGTGGGGCTTCGAAGCTGGGCGTGCGACCGGGCGGAGTCGTCCGGCGATCAACGCGGTCGCCTGGCGTCGACGGGGCCCGGACTGGTCACCGACCGGGAAGGCTGCGGGAGACGTGCCCCTCGGCTCGTCTTCGCCGGCTGTCGTGGTGACCGGGAGCGTGCCCTTCACTCCCGGGTGAAAGATAGCATGTTATCGATAACAGGAGAGACGGACAGGGCCCGTGAAAAGGGGTTACGACGTCATGAGCCGCGCGGTCGGGCCGCCCACTCCGCGGCCACCTCCTGCGGGTCACCGGTCCGGAACAGCGGAGGCTCGTGCAGCAGGAAATCGCGGTGGCTGATGTTCCAGGCGTACGCCCCGGCCATCGCGAAGACCAGCACGTCACCCACGCCGATCGGCCCGGCGGTGGCCGACCGGGACAGCACGTCCTTCGGCGTGCAGAGCTGCCCGACGACGGTGACCGGCCCACCGTCGGTACGCGGCCCGTCGAGGCCGCCCCGCCGGTGCACGCTGAACGGCTGCGCGTGGCCCTTCGCCGCCGGTGTACGCAGGTGGTGGGTCCCACCGGCCACCACCACGAACCATTCGCCGTAGGAGCGCTTCACGTCGACGACCTCGGTGAGGTACGCCCCGCAGTAGGCGGTCACCGACCGGCCCGGCTCGATGCGCAGCCGCACGCCCGGGTACGTGTCGAGGACGTCCGCCAGTGCCCCGCCGTACGCCGCCCAGTCGAATCGGGCCACCGGGTCGGTGTAGTCGACCGCCATGCCCCCACCGACGTCGACCTCGTCGGCGCCGACCTCGGTGACGGCCCATGTGACGACTGCGGCGGCGACCGTGCCGGCGAGGGAGGCGTCCAGCCCGCTGGCCAGGTGGGCGTGGATTCCGCGTACGTCGATTCCGGCGGGCGGTCGACGGGCGCACTCGATCGCGTCGGCCGGGTCCATGCCGAACGGGCTGGGCCCACCGCCCATGACCAGGCTCGCGCCGGGGGCGTCGACCGGCAGGTTCACCCGCAGCAGCACCTGGACCGACCGGCCGGAGGCGGTGGCGAGCGCGCCGAGCCGTCGAAGCTCGGCGGGTGACTCGACGTGGATGCGGCGCACGTCGGCGGCGAGTGCGGCGGCGAGGTCCGCGTCGGTCTTTCCCGGTCCGGCGTACGCGGCGGGGGCCCGGTCCGGTGACAGCTCGGCGAGCCTGCGCAGCTCGCCACGGCTCGCGGCCTCGAACCCGTCGACGACCGGTGCGAGGGTACGCAGCACACCGGGATCCGGGTTCGCCTTGACCGCGTAGAGCAGCTCCACCGGCCCGGGCAGTGCCGCCCGGATGGCTCGGGCCTGGGTGGCCAGCGCGTCGAGGTCGTGGACGTAGACGGGTCGGGTCATCGGGGCCCGCCCAGCGGGTTGGGCACCGGCACGAAGGGCGCGGCCCGGTCGGCGTCACGCCGCCACCTGACGAGCAGGTTCGCCTTGGCGGGCAGCGGCTCCCCGGTCAGCAGTGCGCGCAGCTCGGGTGGGTCGTCGAGGTCGGCCGCCAGGCGTTCGAGGACGGCCCGTAGCTCCTTCCACAGCCGCCGTTCGATCCCGGGTCGCGCGTCGGCCAGCGCACCGCAGATGCCACCGAGGTGGTTCACGAAGAGGCAGTAGACGATCCGCCGGCGGGCGTCCCGGGACCCGTAGCGGACCTGCTGGGGCACACCGTCGGGCCAGCCGATCAGCCGATCGGCGTCCAGCTTCACCCCCTCCAGGTCGCGCAACAGCATGCGGACCGGACGGCGGTCGCGGTCGAGCACGACGACCACGTTCTGCAGGTGCGCCTCGTGCACGACGCCGTGGCGCAGCCAGCACCGCAGCACCGCCGGCACCAGCAACCCGACGTACGCACGCCACCAGGCCACCGGATCCGGTGTCACCAGCGGCGTGGCGGCCAGCGCCGCCGCGAGCATCGGGGTGTCCCCGGGACGCAGGTGCGGGCGTAGGCCGGTGCGCAGGATCGTCCCGTACGCCTCGTCCGGGCCGGGAACGTCGACGGTGCGGTAGGCGGGTTCGGCGAGGAGCCCGACCCCGTCCGGCAGCGGTACCCGCGCCAGCAGATCGGTCAGGGCCACCGCCCCGGTGAGTTCGTAGCGGGCGTTCTTGCGCAGGCAGTTGGTGATCCGTACGTGCAGGCTGGTCTTGACGAACAGGTCGGCGGTCGGGGCGTACAGGGTGCGGACGCTCGCCGTCGGCAGCATCGGCACGCCGGCCTCGCCCAGGTCGCGCAGGAGCGCGTGCGTCGGCGGGATCAGGGACAACTGCCAGGGATGCACAGGCAGGACCCGATGCCCGGCCGGGGGTCGCGGCGGGTCGAGAGCGGCCACGAGCGCGTCGAACGGCCCGGCACCGGCGACCAGCTCATCAGGTACGGCGAGCCAGTGCAGCCGGAACGACGTCCGCAACTCCGGCGCGTACGCCCGCCAGCGGTCCGGATCGCCGCTGCGCCACTTCGGGGTCGGGTGGTGCGGGTGGCCGAAGACGAGTGACTGTTCGGAGTCGACGTACGCGTCGATGGCGGGCTCGCCGGTGGGGTTCGGGTTCTCGGCCGGTCGGTCGGCCAGCAGCCGGGCGACGGTGTCCCGGCTGGCCTGGACCTGCTCGACGAACTCGTCGTTGACCAGGCCGGTACGGCTACCGAGTTCGGCCGCGACCAGGCGGGCCAACCCGTCGGCGTCGAGGTCCGCCCACCGCCCGCCCTCGGTCGTCCGCTGCACCGGGCCGACGTAGCGGTGTGCCCCGAGCGGCGAGTTCCGCGCGACCGCGCAGCGCACCGTGACGTCGAGGTGCCGCAGCGGGAGGTGTGCGGCACCGTCGACCATCCCCGGGGTGCCGTCCGGCGGGGCGAGTTCGCGGACCAGGCAACCGAAGACGGCGTGCGCGGCGGCCAGGTCGGCGAGCCGGCCGGTGTCGGTGGGCGGCCGGGAGCGCAACCGGGCGCTCGTCATCGTGTCTCCCGGAGGTAGTTCGGGCCGGTACGCAGGTAGTACTTGTTGATGTCGGCGCAGCCCAGCCGCTGCTTGGGCAGCAGGGTGCCGGCGGTGAGCATCCCCTTGACGGGCAGGTGATCGGCCCGCAGGACCCGTTCGGTGAGGGTTCGCGCGGCGGTTCCGTCGCCCCAGCGGTCGCGGGCGGCGGCGAGCCGGGGTGCCAACGCGTCGGCGGGTGACGGTACGGGCAGCCCTCGGGCGGCCAGCGCGACCAGGGGTGCGGCGGCGGCCAGGTGCAGGGTGATGGTGCTGAACACGTCGGCCAGTTCCTGCGGGTCGCGCGCCCACATCCGGTCGTCGTCGAGGGTGAGCCCACCCGGGCCACCGTGTCGCGCGTCGAGTCGGGCCCCGTCGTCGTCCTTGTAGAGCAGGCCGACCGTGCCGTCGGGGCGTACCAGCAGGTGGATGTTCTGCGGGTGCGCCTCCAGGGCTATCCCGTGCCGCAGCCAGAGGTGGACGTGCCAGTCGAGCAGCAGGTCCAGGTAGGACTCCAGCAGCGGCACCGGCCGGTCGGGGCTGATGCGTTCCAGGACGGTCCCGGCCTCCGGGTCGACGGCGGCGAGGGCCGCGACCGGCACCACGTGCACGCCCGCCAGATCGCGCGGGAACCGGCGCAGGAGGAAACTTCGCCGCTCGTCCCCGTCGACGTGCGCCCAGGTGCCCTCGTCGGCGTGCCGGATCCGCCCGGCGAAGGTCGGCTCGGCGGCGGCGATCCGGTCGAGCAGGGCGGCGACGGCAGCGCCGTCCGCGAGTGAGCCCGGGCGCAGCGTGCGTCGGTTGCGGGCGCCGAGGCTCGCGGTCGGCAACGGCAGCTTGAGATGCAGGTACGGGTCGTGGTCGAGCGCCACCGTCCGCATGGAGAGGGTGGGTCGTACGGTGATCGCGGGCAGGTCCGTCACCGGTAGCGCGTCGCGCGTCGCCGTGATCGGGTGAACCGGCAACAGGACCTGGTCCGGGCTCTGGGCGCGCGGCCACCAGCACGGGAGTTCGCCGGTGAGCCGGACGGCCTCGGCGGGAGCGGCGTGCCACCGCAACGTGAACCGAGGGTCGTGCTCCGGGGCGTACCGGAGCAGTTCGTCGTCGTCGAGACCGTGCCGGCACCGGTCGGTGGGGTACACCGGGTGGCCCTGGTGGGCGGCGAGCACATCGTCCAGGAGCGCCGCCGGCAGACCCGTGGGGGTGCTCGCCCGTTGGGCGACCATCTCGGCGAACACCCGTTGCCGGTTGCCGGCGGCGAGCCGCCGGGCCCGCAGGTCGGCGCGGCACTCGACGCCGAAGTCCCGCCAGCCGGCCTCGGCCTCGGGGCTGCCGCTCGGGGCGAGCAGCGTCAACAGCCCTTCCAGGGTGTCCGTGCGGTGGGTGCCGCCGTCACCGTCGAGCAGCACCACCATCGGCGCGGCGCTGCGTAGCGCCTGCTGGAAGCCGTCCGCCCGCACCGGGACGCGCAGCAGACCGGCGGGGTGCGGCACCTGCCACCAGTCGGGGCCGTCCGGTCGGCCGGTGCTGAGCAGACCGAGGTGGTCCTCGCGCAGCAGCGCGTCGAGCACCCGGGCGAAGAGCTCCCGCTCGCAGTCGTCGGTCACGCGGCGATGGTCCACTGGAGATCTCTGCGGAAGGCGGCCAGCGACTGCCGGACGGCGTGCTCGTCCGGGCCGACGGCGTGCAGCACGGCGAGGTAGTCGCGGTTCGTTCCGGTGTGCTCGGCGACGCGGCCCACCTCGCGCAGCGGATGGCAGGCCAGCCGGACGTCGCCGTGCACGGCCTCCACCCGGCCCGGCGCGGTGACCAGGCGGCCGGGGCGGTCCGCGCAGACGTACTCGACCTGGGCATACCGGTCGACGGTGGCGGGCAGGCGCAGAGCGGTCAACGGCTCGCCGAGGTGCAGGCGGATGACGTGCTCGAACAACGGCGCGTCGAGCAGTTCCGCGAGGATCAGGTCCATCCGGTCGCCGATCAGCCGGTAGTTCACCTCGATCAGCCGGACCCGACCGTCGGAGACGACGTACTCGGTGTGGCAGGCGCCGAAGCCGACCCCGAGCGCGTCGAGGCACGCCCGCAACTGGACGCTCTCCCGCTCCGCCGGGGGCGACCAGGCGAGGCTCTCCTCGGTGAAGGTCGGCGGTGGCCCGAGGCCGGTACGCCAACCGCCCAGGGGGGCCAGCGCGACGCCGTCGCCGAGGGTCTCGAAGGTCCGCAGCTCGCCGACGAGGTACTCCTCGACCACCAGGGCGACGTCCGGGCGGCGACCACGGATCTCGGCGACCCGGGCGGTCAACTCGGACCCGTCGACCACCAGGTACGCGTCCTCGCTGGCCACCCCCGAGCGGGGCTTGACCACGGCCGGGAACATGCCGTCCGGCACCTCCGGCACGGCACCGGGGTCGATGGTGACGGTGCGTACCAGATCAAGTCCGGCAGCCGCGATCGCCCGGCGGGCCGCGGCCTTGTCCTTGCACAGACGGGCGGCGTCGGGGTCCTTGCCGGGCAGGCCGAGCTGTCGGGCGGCGATCGCGGTGACCTCCTGAAGGTGGTCGCTATTGGACAGTAGCGCCACCGGTGGGATCGGTGCCGTCGCCGCGACCACCGCCGCCGGGTCGCGGACCGCGCAGAGCGCCACCGGAACGTCGGTCGGCCACTCGGCGGGCCGGTCGGTCAGCACGGTGACCGGGAGCCCGAGCGCCGACGCCGCGGGGAGGAACCCGTCCACGACGGCGTCGGTGGGGTTGAGCGCGGTCAGGTACAGCCGCAACGACGCCTCCGTCGACCGCCGACAGGTGTCACGCCCCGGCCTGCACGGCGTCCGCGGTCGGTTGTTCCGCCGGGTGGACGGCGGGGCCGGGACCGGCGGGAAAGCGCCGCTGGTGGGCCAGGCCGAGGACGACCCCGGCGACCACCAGCACGATGGCGGCGACCGCCACCGCCGGGTAGCCGACCCGGTCGGCGGCCGCGAGGCCGATGGACGCGGCCACGAACGAGCACACCAGGCCGAACGACGACAGGACGGTGAAGTCGGTGCCGCCGGTGTCGGGGCGCGAGTAGTCCATGTTGACGGTGTAGAGCACCACGTTGGCGATCGTGTAAGCCACCATGAAGCAGCAGAGCGCGGCGACCGTCGAGCCCAGCGGCGCGCGACCGTTCATCAGTGGCAGCAGGAGCAGTGTCGACACCGTGAGGGCCGCGCCGCCGACGACGAGGACGCCGCTGCGCCCGAACCGCCCGATGCCCAGACCGGCGACCAGACCGGCCACGATGGCCGGCGCGCTGATCACCACTCCGGTGACCACGCCGATCCGGCCCAACGACCACCCGGCGTCGACCAGGGCGGGCGTGACCAGGGCGTACGCCATCCCCGCGCCGACGTAGACCAGCGGCACCACGCCGAACGTCCACCACCGGCAGCCCGGCTGGCCGAACACCGACAGCAACGCCCGGTAGGCGGTGCCGATCCCGGCCACCCGATCGGTACGGGGTGGCTCCCGGAACCGCCACACCACCAGCAGGCCGACCGCCGTCATCGCGGCCAGCAGGCCGATCGCCGGAACCCA
This window harbors:
- a CDS encoding MFS transporter; this translates as MKGKLGTLTALYVTQYLGVGFITVGLTAILRDGGTSLDTLALLQIVGLIWPVKFLWAPILDRYGSRHRGHYRSWLLVLQSALVLALLALLPFSDPADALGPIVAICAAYVFFSATQDIAVDAVAVRMLAASSRGTGNGIQVAASYLGNLLGGGACVLVYDRFGWVPAIGLLAAMTAVGLLVVWRFREPPRTDRVAGIGTAYRALLSVFGQPGCRWWTFGVVPLVYVGAGMAYALVTPALVDAGWSLGRIGVVTGVVISAPAIVAGLVAGLGIGRFGRSGVLVVGGAALTVSTLLLLPLMNGRAPLGSTVAALCCFMVAYTIANVVLYTVNMDYSRPDTGGTDFTVLSSFGLVCSFVAASIGLAAADRVGYPAVAVAAIVLVVAGVVLGLAHQRRFPAGPGPAVHPAEQPTADAVQAGA
- a CDS encoding IucA/IucC family protein, with product MTSARLRSRPPTDTGRLADLAAAHAVFGCLVRELAPPDGTPGMVDGAAHLPLRHLDVTVRCAVARNSPLGAHRYVGPVQRTTEGGRWADLDADGLARLVAAELGSRTGLVNDEFVEQVQASRDTVARLLADRPAENPNPTGEPAIDAYVDSEQSLVFGHPHHPTPKWRSGDPDRWRAYAPELRTSFRLHWLAVPDELVAGAGPFDALVAALDPPRPPAGHRVLPVHPWQLSLIPPTHALLRDLGEAGVPMLPTASVRTLYAPTADLFVKTSLHVRITNCLRKNARYELTGAVALTDLLARVPLPDGVGLLAEPAYRTVDVPGPDEAYGTILRTGLRPHLRPGDTPMLAAALAATPLVTPDPVAWWRAYVGLLVPAVLRCWLRHGVVHEAHLQNVVVVLDRDRRPVRMLLRDLEGVKLDADRLIGWPDGVPQQVRYGSRDARRRIVYCLFVNHLGGICGALADARPGIERRLWKELRAVLERLAADLDDPPELRALLTGEPLPAKANLLVRWRRDADRAAPFVPVPNPLGGPR
- a CDS encoding alanine racemase; this encodes MTRPVYVHDLDALATQARAIRAALPGPVELLYAVKANPDPGVLRTLAPVVDGFEAASRGELRRLAELSPDRAPAAYAGPGKTDADLAAALAADVRRIHVESPAELRRLGALATASGRSVQVLLRVNLPVDAPGASLVMGGGPSPFGMDPADAIECARRPPAGIDVRGIHAHLASGLDASLAGTVAAAVVTWAVTEVGADEVDVGGGMAVDYTDPVARFDWAAYGGALADVLDTYPGVRLRIEPGRSVTAYCGAYLTEVVDVKRSYGEWFVVVAGGTHHLRTPAAKGHAQPFSVHRRGGLDGPRTDGGPVTVVGQLCTPKDVLSRSATAGPIGVGDVLVFAMAGAYAWNISHRDFLLHEPPLFRTGDPQEVAAEWAARPRGS
- a CDS encoding IucA/IucC family siderophore biosynthesis protein — its product is MTDDCERELFARVLDALLREDHLGLLSTGRPDGPDWWQVPHPAGLLRVPVRADGFQQALRSAAPMVVLLDGDGGTHRTDTLEGLLTLLAPSGSPEAEAGWRDFGVECRADLRARRLAAGNRQRVFAEMVAQRASTPTGLPAALLDDVLAAHQGHPVYPTDRCRHGLDDDELLRYAPEHDPRFTLRWHAAPAEAVRLTGELPCWWPRAQSPDQVLLPVHPITATRDALPVTDLPAITVRPTLSMRTVALDHDPYLHLKLPLPTASLGARNRRTLRPGSLADGAAVAALLDRIAAAEPTFAGRIRHADEGTWAHVDGDERRSFLLRRFPRDLAGVHVVPVAALAAVDPEAGTVLERISPDRPVPLLESYLDLLLDWHVHLWLRHGIALEAHPQNIHLLVRPDGTVGLLYKDDDGARLDARHGGPGGLTLDDDRMWARDPQELADVFSTITLHLAAAAPLVALAARGLPVPSPADALAPRLAAARDRWGDGTAARTLTERVLRADHLPVKGMLTAGTLLPKQRLGCADINKYYLRTGPNYLRETR
- a CDS encoding cellulose binding domain-containing protein, which translates into the protein MLKRRHLFPSIAAAALLLAATTGGALSGGLGEAAVASTYGTLAATAGCGKAPTLTSGTRTIQSSGQSRTYNLRIPDGYDRNRPYRLIFGFHWLNGSANNVTSAGYYGLQPLSNNSAIFVAPQGLNAGWANTNGRDLTLFDDISRQVENDLCVDTTQRFALGWSYGGAMSYAVACARPTVIRAVTVISGANLSGCNGGTQPVAYFGIHGTFDSVLNISQGRQLRDTFVRNNGCTAQSPREPSRGSLTHITTAYSGCRAGYPVQWAAFDGDHTPSPVDGSGSPNDSRTWTSGEIWRFFSQFESTTPPTTPPPTDPPPTTPPPTGEPGTCTATYRTLNTWPGGFQAEVTVANNSTAALNGWTVGLTLASGQAISSLWSGVNTGTTGSVTVRNAPYNGAVGPNASTNFGFTATGNGATAPSNVTCTSP
- a CDS encoding siderophore biosynthesis protein, coding for MRLYLTALNPTDAVVDGFLPAASALGLPVTVLTDRPAEWPTDVPVALCAVRDPAAVVAATAPIPPVALLSNSDHLQEVTAIAARQLGLPGKDPDAARLCKDKAAARRAIAAAGLDLVRTVTIDPGAVPEVPDGMFPAVVKPRSGVASEDAYLVVDGSELTARVAEIRGRRPDVALVVEEYLVGELRTFETLGDGVALAPLGGWRTGLGPPPTFTEESLAWSPPAERESVQLRACLDALGVGFGACHTEYVVSDGRVRLIEVNYRLIGDRMDLILAELLDAPLFEHVIRLHLGEPLTALRLPATVDRYAQVEYVCADRPGRLVTAPGRVEAVHGDVRLACHPLREVGRVAEHTGTNRDYLAVLHAVGPDEHAVRQSLAAFRRDLQWTIAA